In Brienomyrus brachyistius isolate T26 chromosome 19, BBRACH_0.4, whole genome shotgun sequence, one DNA window encodes the following:
- the srp9 gene encoding signal recognition particle 9 kDa protein: MPYYQSWEEFSRAAEKLYLTDPMKVRVVLKYRHCDGNLCMKVTDDAVCLQYKTDQAQDVKKIEKLQGKLMRVMVSKETRSMAMETD, from the exons ATGCCTTATTATCAGTCTTGGGAAGAGTTTTCCAGAGCCGCGGAGAAGCTCTATTTGACAGATCCGATGAAG GTCCGGGTGGTGTTGAAATATCGCCATTGTGATGGCAACCTTTGTATGAAAGTCACCGACGACGCAGTG TGCTTACAGTACAAAACTGACCAGGCCCAAGATGTAAAGAAGATCGAGAAGCTGCAGGGGAAGCTGATGAGGGTCATGGTGTCCAAGGAAACGCGCAGTATGGCCATGGAGACAGATTAA